In Amaranthus tricolor cultivar Red isolate AtriRed21 chromosome 3, ASM2621246v1, whole genome shotgun sequence, a single window of DNA contains:
- the LOC130809406 gene encoding uncharacterized protein LOC130809406, translated as MFSWRSSQKHDDNDPLQQQSKVKELRTALGPLCGRSLKFCTDACLRRYLEARNWNVDKAKKMIEETLKWRDTYKPEEIRWPEVAHEGETGKVSRANFHDREGRTVLIMRPGKQNTNSGEGNVRHLVYMLENAILNLPEGQEQMVWMIDYTGFSMSTSVSIKTARDIINILQNHYPERLGIAVLYNPPRIFQAFWRAVKYFLDPKTFQKVKFVYPKNKESAELMRSYFDVENLPKEFGGNASLEYDHEEFSRLMAEDDVKAARYWGFDNKPCHAAQGHVVQEIPVQPIHANGHSKAEVFPEPY; from the exons ATGTTTTCGTGGAGGAGTTCTCAAAAGCATGATGATAATGATCCATTACAGCAACAATCCAAG GTCAAAGAACTTAGAACGGCTCTTGGGCCATTATGTGGACGTAGTTTAAAGTTTTGTACTGATGCTTGTCTGAGGAGATACCTGGAAGCAAGGAATTGGAATGTTGACAAGGCAAAGAAAATGATAGAAGAGACGCTAAAATGGAGGGATACATACAAACCCGAGGAAATTCGCTGG CCTGAGGTTGCACATGAAGGTGAGACAGGAAAGGTTTCTCGGGCAAACTTCCATGATCGTGAAGGAAGAACTGTCCTTATAATGAGGCCTGGGAAACAG AACACCAATTCTGGAGAAGGCAATGTTCGCCACTTAGTTTACATGTTGGAGAATGCCATCCTGAACCTGCCTGAGGGTCAAGAGCAGATGGTTTGGATGATAGATTATACAGGTTTTTCAATGAGCACTAGCGTTTCTATCAAAACAGCCCGAGATATCATTAACATCTTGCAGAACCATTACCCTGAAAGACTCGGTATAGCAGTTCTTTACAATCCACCAAGGATATTTCAGGCATTCTGGAGG GCTGTAAAATATTTCTTGGATCCCAAAACTTTCCAGAAGGTGAAGTTTGTTTACCCTAAGAACAAGGAGAGTGCAGAGCTGATGAGATCCTACTTTGATGTAGAAAATCTTCCGAAGGAGTTTGGCGGCAATGCTTCGCTTGAATATGACCATGAGGAATTCTCTAGACTTATGGCTGAAGACGATGTGAAGGCTGCTAGATACTGGGGATTTGATAACAAGCCATGTCATGCTGCTCAAGGTCATGTAGTTCAAGAAATACCTGTGCAGCCCATTCATGCCAACGGACATTCTAAAGCTGAAGTATTTCCAGAGCCATATTAG